The Borrelia hispanica CRI sequence GCTTTTAATTTTATTAACTTCACTATGTTTATCTTTATATTGCTCATGTCTCATAGATCCTTGCACAACAACTTGCTTGCCTTTAAGAAGAAAATGAAGAAGAGTTTCTGCTCGCTTACCAAATAATACACAATTAAAAAATTG is a genomic window containing:
- a CDS encoding single-stranded DNA-binding protein; this encodes QFFNCVLFGKRAETLLHFLLKGKQVVVQGSMRHEQYKDKHSEVNKIKSIIFVDQLRLFGGDSKYHNPKVDIPTPTPVPDSACEFNEDIPF